In Fusobacterium periodonticum ATCC 33693, the sequence TTTAAAGAAAATAAAAAATATTTATTTTAAATTAGTATTCTATATTATATATAACTTATATTATTTTGATACGTATTATATTATTGACATACTTAATTTATGGATATATAATAAAAATATAGAAATAAACTATTCTGTTAAATATAAAAGGAGGATATATGGCTAAGCTGGAAGATTTTGTTAAGGCAAAAGAAAAATTGTCAAAGGTACTTTTAGAAACACATTTGATTCATAGTCCAATATTTTCAAAAGAATCTGGGAATGAAGTATATATAAAGCCAGAAAATTTACAAAAGACAGGCTCTTTCAAGATAAGAGGTGCCTACAATAAAATTTCAAACTTAACAGAGGAAGAAAAGAAAAGAGGAGTTATTGCTTCATCAGCAGGAAATCATGCTCAAGGTGTTGCTTATGGAGCTAGAGAGTTAGGAATAAAAGCAGTAATTGTAATGCCTAAGTCTACTCCACTAATTAAAGTTGAATCAACTAAACAGTATGGTGCAGAAGTTGTGTTACATGGAGATGTTTATGATGATGCATACAAAAAAGCTAAAGAGTTAGAAGAAAAAGAGTCCTATGTTTTTGTGCATCCATTTAATGATGAAGATGTTTTAGATGGACAAGGAACAATAGCATTAGAAATTTTAAATGAATTACCAGAAACTGATATAATCTTAGTTCCTATCGGTGGAGGGGGATTAATTTCTGGAATAGCTTGTGCTGCAAAATTAATAAAGCCTGACATTAAAATTATAGGTGTTGAACCAGAAGGGGCAGCTTCAGCTTATGAAGCTATAAAAGAAAATAAAGTAGTTGAACTTAAAGAAGCTAACACCATAGCTGATGGTACTGCAGTAAAAAGAATAGGAGATCTAAATTTTGAATATATTAAAAAATATGTAGATGAAATTATAACAGTATCTGATTATGAATTGATGGAAGCATTTTTATTATTGGTAGAAAAACATAAGATTATCGCTGAAAATTCAGGAATACTTTCTATTGCAGCTACAAAAAAAATTAAAGAAAAAAATAAAAAAGTGGTATCTGTAATAAGTGGAGGAAACATAGATGTTTTAATGATTTCTTCTATGATAAATAAAGGACTTATAAGAAGAGATAGAATATTTAGTTTCTCAGTTAATATATCTGATAAGCCTGGAGAACTAGCAAAAGTTGTTGATTTAATAGCAGAATTAGGAGCTAATGTAGTAAAACTAGAACATAATCAATTTAAGAATTTATCAAGATTTAGAGATGTTGAAGTTCAAATTACTGTTGAAACTAATGGAACTGAGCATATACAAAATTTAATAGAAACTTTTGAACAAAAAGGTTATGAAATAATTAAAATAAAATCAAAAATAAATTAATAAAGAAAGGGGCTTTAAGCCCCTTATATCAATTTTATAAAACTGTTCTTACTATACGGAATCCAGCATTGCTATAAGCGTAAGTAGCTTGGCTATTACCACGAACTGCAACAGCACAAACTTCTGTGTTATTACACCAAGAACCACCTTTTAGTCTTCTGTAAACATTTGAGTGATCATATGCTTTGTAGACATAAGATTTACCACTTTCTATGCTTTCAGTTGTGTCATAACACCATTCCCAAACATTTCCATTACAATCATATAAGCCTAAAACATTTGGCATTTTTAATCCAACACTTTGAGTAGTGTCTTTGGAATTTCCAGTATACCAAGCAACATCATCTATATTATTGCTTCCTGAATAAGTGTAATCAAATGTACCATTTTCTAAGGCAACTTGTCCACCTCTTGCAAACCATTCCCATTCAACTTCAGTAGGTAATCTAAAACCTTCTGTTTTATTGAAATCAGCAACATCAGGGTAAACAACTGTACCATCTAATTGATTTATCATTAATAGACCTTGGTCACTCTTTCCTAGGTTATAAACAGGACGTAAACCATGTTTTTCACTTAATCTATTACAGAATTCAAGTGCATGCCACCAAGAGATATATTCTATTGGTCTATTTTCATCACCTTTAAAGTTAGCAGGATTATTTCTTATTAATTCTTGCCATAACTTTTGAGTAGTTAAATACTTACAAACTTCTAGGTTAGATACTTCTTTTTCTTCATCTGTAAAAGAAGGTTTATATTTTCCACCTTTTACAAATATCATGTCTTCGAAAGTAGGTTTTAATTCAGTAGATTTATCTCCTACTGTAATTTTCTTTATATCATCTTTTAAAGATTGAACAATTTTTTCTATGCTATCTAAATCTAATTCAATTTTTTCTAATTTAGCTAAATCTAATTCAATTTTTTCAATTTTAGTTATATCTAAAATTGCTTTTTTAAGTGCCATTTCAGTAGTTCTTTTTTGTTCATCTTCATCAACAAGACTTGCGATTTCTCTTAAATCTTCTGGAACAGTGTTTTGTTGATCAACAACTATTAATGTGAAATTATATTTTGGATTAGCAGTTTTTGTTTCAACAATTTCTTTGATGTATTCTAAATTATTTTCATCTACTATTTCAGCAAGA encodes:
- a CDS encoding formylglycine-generating enzyme family protein, which produces MKEKILNFLNEGKPLLWIKAQNFNEIENIIVEGLNAFENKRYYVYEKGTTINRQNNSVEVGMGNLFTTLDELYPQGIRKIPVFLLIKDSLAEIVDENNLEYIKEIVETKTANPKYNFTLIVVDQQNTVPEDLREIASLVDEDEQKRTTEMALKKAILDITKIEKIELDLAKLEKIELDLDSIEKIVQSLKDDIKKITVGDKSTELKPTFEDMIFVKGGKYKPSFTDEEKEVSNLEVCKYLTTQKLWQELIRNNPANFKGDENRPIEYISWWHALEFCNRLSEKHGLRPVYNLGKSDQGLLMINQLDGTVVYPDVADFNKTEGFRLPTEVEWEWFARGGQVALENGTFDYTYSGSNNIDDVAWYTGNSKDTTQSVGLKMPNVLGLYDCNGNVWEWCYDTTESIESGKSYVYKAYDHSNVYRRLKGGSWCNNTEVCAVAVRGNSQATYAYSNAGFRIVRTVL
- the ilvA gene encoding threonine ammonia-lyase, yielding MAKLEDFVKAKEKLSKVLLETHLIHSPIFSKESGNEVYIKPENLQKTGSFKIRGAYNKISNLTEEEKKRGVIASSAGNHAQGVAYGARELGIKAVIVMPKSTPLIKVESTKQYGAEVVLHGDVYDDAYKKAKELEEKESYVFVHPFNDEDVLDGQGTIALEILNELPETDIILVPIGGGGLISGIACAAKLIKPDIKIIGVEPEGAASAYEAIKENKVVELKEANTIADGTAVKRIGDLNFEYIKKYVDEIITVSDYELMEAFLLLVEKHKIIAENSGILSIAATKKIKEKNKKVVSVISGGNIDVLMISSMINKGLIRRDRIFSFSVNISDKPGELAKVVDLIAELGANVVKLEHNQFKNLSRFRDVEVQITVETNGTEHIQNLIETFEQKGYEIIKIKSKIN